One genomic segment of Ostrinia nubilalis chromosome 20, ilOstNubi1.1, whole genome shotgun sequence includes these proteins:
- the LOC135081579 gene encoding putative mediator of RNA polymerase II transcription subunit 12, translating to MKLLLILALALCAYAADVKEKEDKAEPTQNKDKRQTQDELVQGLVYRSPRKQEQVAPVEENQEEDKNRSDEEYRPGQVFSLNAQELLELQPERKAPLSSDQLLQQIYSPQEHKQNLQQNLQQLYYLEPQPQVGRQVSLQPSHAVIARPHYSSNGGEASVGAALSVSDTGASPQPYDQELLALLQVRPEEPRQHQQTYSQPQPIQQTSAPNLASQQHQQIDRYLTKPTKKTTKLRNKAQITPPQSPTAPQQYLIETTNVQQQQAQPSHQQIQQQYRPAPQQQRPVQSLRYVPIQQQQTQQVLYERPEPQGLKVIPAPKLQQQPRPQIAYRIVPQYQQPEATPKQYRLIEAPRQQPAKQEQRAYTAERPVTYLKRYPEPEKMRAVKIYEQVDLPSPPQPAQILGEQYYLRPVYRQQPEQRARFDVPVPLRQVEQRPIEATKAPSSAIYVSKNVAPKKLRPQPVRQEQNVKIEQPSREQYSRVEQSAHYEPVSIEQHGQSIEEQRAQLPPPRNNKAYTPEEFAALVAAGYSVTPVPVSALNSHGAQSRSLLEPVPTQLTKRRPLYRRPQYLPIRDDAP from the exons GAACAGGTCGCGCCAGTCGAAGAAAATCAAGAAGAAGATAAAAATAG AAGTGACGAGGAGTACCGCCCAGGGCAAGTGTTCTCGCTAAACGCCCAGGAGTTGTTGGAGCTGCAGCCAGAGAGGAAGGCGCCGCTGTCCAGCGACCAGCTCCTCCAGCAGATATACTCGCCCCAGGAGCACAAGCAGAATCTACAGCAGAATCTACAGCAGCTCTACTACTTGGAGCCTCAGCCTCAAGTTGGACGTCAG GTCTCCCTCCAACCATCCCACGCTGTCATCGCCCGTCCCCACTACTCGTCCAACGGCGGTGAAGCGTCTGTGGGGGCTGCTCTCTCAGTCAGCGACACTGGGGCCAGTCCTCAGCCCTACGACCAGGAGCTACTGGCTCTGCTCCAAGTCAGGCCCGAGGAGCCTCGTCAGCATCAGCAGACCTACTCGCAGCCGCAGCCTATTCAGCAAACTTCAGCGCCTAATCTTGCCTCTCAGCAACACCAGCAG ATTGACAGATACCTTACCAAGCCGACCAAAAAGACCACGAAACTACGCAACAAGGCGCAGATCACGCCACCTCAGTCGCCTACCGCGCCACAGCAGTACTTGATCGAAACCACCAATGTTCAGCAACAGCAAGCGCAGCCCAGTCACCAGCAAATTCAACAACAGTACCGTCCCGCTCCTCAACAACAGAGACCAGTCCAATCTCTCCGCTACGTGCCGATTCAACAGCAGCAGACTCAACAAGTTTTATACGAACGCCCTGAGCCACAAGGACTCAAAGTGATCCCTGCCCCGAAACTTCAGCAACAGCCAAGACCTCAAATCGCCTACAGAATCGTACCACAATACCAGCAACCTGAAGCCACGCCAAAGCAGTACCGACTAATCGAAGCTCCTCGTCAGCAACCAGCCAAGCAAGAACAAAGAGCATATACCGCTGAAAGGCCAGTCACTTACCTGAAACGTTACCCTGAACCAGAAAAGATGAGGGCCGTGAAAATATACGAGCAAGTTGACTTACCTTCACCGCCACAGCCCGCTCAAATCCTTGGAGAACAGTACTACCTTCGTCCAGTGTACAGACAGCAACCTGAGCAGCGTGCCAGGTTTGATGTCCCTGTGCCTTTGAGACAAGTCGAACAACGTCCTATTGAAGCGACTAAAGCTCCATCTTCTGCTATTTACGTGAGTAAAAACGTAGCCCCTAAAAAACTCAGGCCTCAGCCTGTCAGGCAAGAACAGAATGTGAAGATTGAACAGCCATCGAGGGAGCAGTATTCTAGGGTAGAGCAGTCAGCACATTACGAGCCTGTGAGCATCGAGCAGCATGGGCAGAGCATCGAGGAACAGAGGGCGCAGCTCCCTCCTCCGAGAAATAACAAGGCGTATACTCCTGAGGAGTTCGCTGCCTTAGTAGCTGCGGGATACTCCGtcactcccgttcccgtgagtgCCTTAAACTCCCATGGGGCTCAATCTAGGTCCTTATTAGAGCCCGTGCCCACACAACTGACGAAAAGAAGACCGCTGTACCGACGACCCCAGTATCTCCCTATAAGAGACGACGCGCCTTGA